The following coding sequences lie in one Schistocerca serialis cubense isolate TAMUIC-IGC-003099 chromosome 12, iqSchSeri2.2, whole genome shotgun sequence genomic window:
- the LOC126428301 gene encoding ELAV-like protein 1 — MKQNGGAATATHHHNGQAPPPPASSPCNSHSPSSSGRGGGADDNSKTNLIVNYLPQTMTQDDMRALFSTVGELENCKLIRDKSTGQSLGYGFVKYRTEEDAVKAVNTLSGLRIQNKVIKVSHARPSSESIKGANLYVSGVPRNVTPAEFEKMFSRFGTIITSRILCDNSTGLSKGVGFIRFDQRSEAERAIEEMHGYTPPGSGEPLGVKFANKPTTQLGLYHPAAAYYPPDGRRFAGPIHSPGSRFRYLPLSPLGATGEKAILAMNKGLQRYSPLTGGDYLAGMLPGDPAGWSIFVYNLAPEAEENVLWQLFGPFGAVQNVKVIRDADSNKCKGFGFVTMTNYDEAVVAIQSLNGYTLGNRVLQVSFKTAKVKHA; from the coding sequence ATGAAGCAAAATGGCGGAGCGGCGACGGCCACCCACCACCACAACGGGCAGGCGCCTCCGCCGCCGGCCTCGTCGCCTTGCAACTCGCACAGCCCGTCGTCGTCGGggcgcggcggcggcgccgacgacaacAGCAAGACGAACCTGATAGTCAACTACCTGCCGCAGACGATGACGCAGGACGACATGCGGGCGCTGTTCTCGACCGTCGGCGAGCTCGAGAACTGCAAGCTGATCCGCGACAAGTCGACTGGCCAGAGCCTCGGCTACGGCTTCGTCAAGTACCGCACCGAGGAGGACGCCGTCAAGGCGGTGAACACGCTCTCCGGCCTGCGCATCCAGAACAAGGTGATCAAGGTGTCGCACGCGCGGCCCAGCAGTGAGTCGATAAAGGGGGCCAACCTGTACGTCAGCGGCGTGCCGAGGAACGTGACCCCGGCCGAGTTCGAGAAGATGTTCTCCCGCTTCGGCACCATCATCACGTCCCGCATCCTGTGCGACAACTCGACCGGCCTCTCCAAGGGGGTGGGCTTCATCAGGTTCGACCAGCGCTCCGAGGCGGAGCGCGCCATCGAGGAAATGCACGGGTACACGCCGCCCGGCTCCGGCGAACCCCTCGGGGTCAAGTTCGCCAACAAGCCGACCACCCAACTGGGACTGTACCACCCGGCAGCAGCCTACTACCCGCCCGACGGTCGCCGCTTCGCCGGACCCATCCACTCTCCCGGGAGCCGCTTCCGGTATCTGCCCCTCTCGCCCCTGGGGGCCACGGGCGAGAAGGCCATCCTCGCCATGAACAAGGGTCTGCAGCGCTACTCGCCCCTCACCGGCGGCGACTACCTCGCCGGGATGCTGCCGGGCGACCCGGCCGGCTGGTCCATCTTCGTGTACAACCTGGCCCCCGAGGCGGAGGAGAACGTCCTGTGGCAGCTCTTCGGGCCCTTCGGCGCCGTCCAAAACGTGAAGGTGATTCGCGACGCAGACAGCAATAAGTGCAAGGGCTTCGGCTTTGTCACGATGACCAACTACGACGAGGCAGTCGTCGCTATCCAGTCACTCAACGGGTACACGCTCGGTAACCGTGTTCTGCAAGTGTCTTTCAAGACAGCCAAAGTCAAACACGCGTAG